A part of Capsicum annuum cultivar UCD-10X-F1 chromosome 6, UCD10Xv1.1, whole genome shotgun sequence genomic DNA contains:
- the LOC107874996 gene encoding two-component response regulator ARR17 — MDFYSSSSRGMGDPACPAGEPHVLAVDDNLVDRKLLEKLLKKSSCKVTTAENGFRALEYLGLGANQEHFTNSNGSKVNMIITDYCMPGMTGYELLKKIKESSILKDVPVFIMSSENIPTRIDQCMEEGAEMFMLKPLKHSDVKRLQCQLMQCQ; from the exons atggatttttattcttcttcttcaagggGAATGGGGGATCCTGCTTGTCCTGCTGGTGAACCCCACGTTTTAGCTGTGGATGACAACCTTGTTGATCGAAAACTTCTTGAGAAATTACTCAAGAAATCCTCTTGCAAAG TGACTACTGCCGAAAATGGTTTTAGGGCCTTGGAGTACTTGGGCTTGGGAGCTAATCAGGAACACTTTACAAATAGCAAT GGTTCAAAGGTAAATATGATAATAACAGATTATTGCATGCCAGGAATGACTGGTTATGAACTGCTTAAGAAAATCAAG GAATCATCGATCTTGAAGGATGTACCAGTTTTTATTATGTCATCTGAGAACATTCCAACTCGAATTGATCA ATGCATGGAAGAAGGGGCTGAGATGTTCATGCTGAAGCCTCTCAAACACTCTGATGTCAAGAGATTACAATGTCAACTCATGCAATGCCAATga